ATCCAATCAATATGTCAAGTATCTTTATTCCAACAGTTTAATGACCATTCCTTGTTATAAATCCTTTTTCCTGGTTGCAGTTTCCTATATTGGAAAAATTCGAAGGCATTACCTCTGAAACAATGTTGTTATTATGGAGTATGAAGGAGAAGCACAACCGTGACTCAAATTTTAAATTCTACTTTGACGCACTTCCTGCTGTATTTAATACAGGTCGGTATTTTGTTGTCAATTTCCTTATACGTGCATCTTGTTATTATTTTTAATGATGTACTTTATTGTTATTTTATCGTCCTTCAAAATGCTTCAAAGCCATTCAAGGGAACTGTAACAAGATAAAGAATTGAACACATACTCTATAATACTCTGTATAGATGCTTCTGCCTACACGGCTACACCTTATCTGAAACATGTGCTATCTTTTTCCTTATTCTATTATGTTTTCGTTGGCATCAGGTGAAAAGATGGAAAGCCTGAAATAAAGGAAATAATAGGGCTTTCTTGTATTAAGCAAAGTGTGATTCTACTCTAAATTGCAGGCTTGAGCTTTGGAGTTGATGCATTATTGGAGTTAGATGGAACCTTGTTACTAGAAGAAATAGTGCAAGCTAAAGAGGTAGTCAACTCTTTCAATCCCCTTTTTCTTGTCAAAATTTAAACAATACTTTAATGGATCTAGGTATGTGTTATGTGTGGTTACTGTGTGCAAATTTTACATTTTAACAAGGGCTGAGTGGATCTGGAATCCTAGATAAAGTATCATTCTCCTCTCTTTATAAAACTAAGGTCAAAGCCTCaaaaaaattgtgtggcttgAAGCGCTATGTATATAAAATAAGTGGATTCCCTTGGTCATAAACTGTACTTGGTTATTATTCTTAGTACTTTATAACAACTGTATTCTTGTGACATTCATGATCTTGAGGAGAGGATAAAAGAACGGATTACTATCTTTAGCCTAGATTTTTGACTATCTTATCTTGAATCAAAGGATTACCAATTCGCTATCTTATATATTTGTGCATTTATATTTTCGCAGCACTTGCGCTCTCAATATGACGAGTTATTTCCTGCACTTTACCATGATCATCCTGATATATTTCCTCCAGACTTATACACATGGGAACACTTCTTATGGGCGTGTGAGCTGTGGTATTCTAACAGCATGAAAGTTGTGTTCCCTGATGAAAGATTTCAAACGTGCTTAGTTCCTGTTGCAGGCTTTCTCAATCATTCGGTTTGTCTCAATTTTGCTTCAGTTGTCGTAATTTTCAATCCCGTTTATAATTTGAAACTTCCTACCTAATAGTTAAGATAGTTACATCCTAGATGTTTTCAGAGGTATGAACAGTTAAATATTGGGTATTATGGGCTATATACTGACATTAGAGTCAGGACTTATGAATGAGCATAGTCTTGGCATCTTGCATGTGATTGACCAAATGAAACATTTTGCAGTAGATGATTTCTATTTGTGATGGAAGGGAAGCCATAAAGCAATCACTTgaatattaaaatttaacaaaaggttatatatatatacatatatatagatACAATGCCTAATTTAGTGCCTGTATTGAATGGTTACTACAATTGTGACCAACTTACATAGTCtgtttatttttgaaatttttaatttGGATCATCTTCTTAGTTACCCGGACTCTTCATCTTGCTTCGATTACCCGTGTCGGACACTCGACACTCGGACATGGATATAGACACTTGGACACTTATTTTAGGCAGAAAACATgtaaatttttcagaatattacCGAGTCCGACACTTGGATACGAACCCGTGTCTGACACCCATACCCGAGTCCGGGTAACATAGATCATCTTTGTTACTACTAATCATTCTGCCATAGACTGGATGAATCTAAATCTGATTAATGCACAATAATTCAATCGAACAAGGAATACTGAGAACAGATGCTTCTATTAAGTTAATAAGTAGCAAATATGACTCGATCTAGCAAATTGCAAGCGACTCTACTAGACCTCGCCTTCCAACGCTCGAGAGGTTGGAGCTCTCCCAAGTAAGTAATACTCAATACTAATGTCTGGATACCTAATTTCTCCCCCTTTGCTCCTATAACTCCAGCTCCTGTAGCTCTTTTCCTAAATTACCCTTACTCATATCTTGTTGGACAGTTTTGCCCTTCCTCCCTTTTCTAGCATAAGTCCACAACACAGGGGTCTGGTGTTGGTTTATTGCATTACCCCGGACCCAAACTTCAACCTTGTCCTCAAGGCGGAATGCAGGAAACCTCTGCTGCACCAAGTCAACATCCTCCCAGGTGGCTTCCCATTGCGGCATGTCTTTCCACTTAAGCAACACCTCTCTTCCTTGTTCTTTTCCTGGGCCCTGGCGCACACCTATGACCATTTCAGGTTCACCTTCCATAACCAAATCTGCAGTCAAGTGCGGAAGAATAGTTGATGTTGCTGGGACTGTACCAACACATTTCTTAAGTTGTGAGATGTGAAACACATTGTGTATTTTAGACGATGCTGGAAGCTCTAATTTGTATGCGACTTGTCCAATTCGTTGAATCACTAGAAATGGCCCATAATAGCGTGGAGCAAGTTTGTTGTGGCTTCGGTGAGCTAAGACCGCTGTCGATAAGGATATAGTTAAGAACACCAATTCCCCGCTTAAAACTCCAGTTCCCTTCGTTTAGCATCTTCTTGAACCTTCATACGTTGCTGGGCTTTACTGAGGTGCCCTTTTAAATCATCTAATAGTGCATCACGCTCTATTAGTTGTTCCTCTAGTGATGCCACTGCTGTCTTCCCAGGTTCCCACTGCTGCCATACAAGGCTTGAAACGGAGAGTATTAAATAGATGTATGCACATCAGTATTATACCAGTATTCTGCCCAATGGAGCCAGTCTGCCCAGTTTTTGGTTGCCCATTGATGAAACATCGAAGGTAGTTTTCCAATGTCTTATTGACCACTTCAGGTTGCCCGTCCGattgcggatgataggcagtgcTGCAATGAAGCAACGAGCCCCGAACTCGGAATATCTCTCGCCAGAATAAACTCATGAAAATTCTATCTCGATCTGAGACTATGGTGGAAGGGTAGCCATGTAATCGAACAATTTCCTTTGTAAAAATCTCAGCTACAGATGGGGCGGTAAACGGATGTTTAAGACCAATAAAGTGCCCATATTTCGTTAATCTGTCCACGACAACTAACACTGTATACTATCGATCCCTTTGGATCTTGGCAAACCTTCAACGAAATCTAATGAAGTATCTTCCCACACACGACTCGTAATGGGGAGGGGTTGCAATAATCCAGCCGGTGTAAGCGAAGATGttttatgttggaaaatttgGGGCAAACTTGACAGGCTTGTACATACTTCGCTATTGTAATGTGCATTCCAGTCCAGAACCACTCCTGGCCATTCTTTGATACGTTTTAAACTCGCCTGAATGGCCACCCGTGGGAGAGTCATGGTATTCTTTTAACAGGTAATCTACCAGCACTGATTTCTGAGGCACCACTATACGTCCCTTATATCGTAGCACCCCATGTTCGAGGGTATATCCTTGTGGAGGTGTCTGCCCTGCTTCAATACATTTTCGGAGCTGGTTGAGCTGCTTGTCAGCTTCAATGAG
The sequence above is drawn from the Apium graveolens cultivar Ventura unplaced genomic scaffold, ASM990537v1 ctg6494, whole genome shotgun sequence genome and encodes:
- the LOC141703311 gene encoding fructose-bisphosphate aldolase-lysine N-methyltransferase, chloroplastic-like; the protein is MFPILEKFEGITSETMLLLWSMKEKHNRDSNFKFYFDALPAVFNTGLSFGVDALLELDGTLLLEEIVQAKEHLRSQYDELFPALYHDHPDIFPPDLYTWEHFLWACELWYSNSMKVVFPDERFQTCLVPVAGFLNHSVCLNFASVVVIFNPVYNLKLPT